A portion of the Bacillus sp. es.034 genome contains these proteins:
- a CDS encoding TetR/AcrR family transcriptional regulator: MKEKEKLIIETSIKLFATKGFNATSVQEIVNECDISKGAFYLYFKSKEALLLAIMNYYFTMITNKVNEIENEVLSPYDKFQKQLECQLIEICKHKEFIIMQIRENAMPFNDEIHDLLSEMKMNTHRYYRRRLFGIYGKKIEPYFWDITMMIQGFFHSYLELVMLDKIDLDFSYLSHFILKRTDDLVDGLLKSGDKPVLSFEKLDDLVKDFTSSTRINESTLIHMIQDALEVSEEENIRISLEVIREEIQKDETRPVVIKGMLVNLAEDSSMKHLMNALRHFYQIQ, from the coding sequence ATGAAGGAAAAAGAAAAATTAATCATTGAAACATCCATTAAGCTTTTTGCCACGAAAGGGTTCAACGCTACCTCCGTGCAGGAAATCGTGAATGAATGTGATATATCGAAGGGTGCCTTCTATTTATATTTCAAATCAAAGGAAGCCCTGCTGCTAGCTATCATGAATTACTACTTCACCATGATCACGAATAAAGTGAACGAGATCGAGAACGAGGTTTTATCACCATACGATAAATTCCAAAAGCAATTAGAATGTCAGCTGATTGAAATCTGTAAACATAAAGAGTTCATCATCATGCAGATCAGGGAGAACGCCATGCCGTTCAATGATGAAATCCATGATCTCTTAAGCGAGATGAAGATGAACACTCACCGGTATTACCGAAGAAGATTATTCGGGATATATGGAAAAAAGATCGAGCCCTACTTCTGGGACATTACCATGATGATTCAAGGTTTTTTCCATTCTTATTTAGAACTGGTGATGCTGGATAAAATTGATCTGGACTTTTCATACCTATCCCATTTTATATTGAAACGAACCGATGACCTTGTGGATGGTTTGCTCAAAAGTGGAGACAAACCGGTGCTATCCTTTGAAAAATTGGATGACCTGGTTAAGGACTTTACCTCTTCTACCAGAATCAATGAGTCGACACTCATTCACATGATCCAGGATGCTCTGGAGGTATCTGAGGAAGAGAATATCCGGATTTCCCTTGAAGTTATTAGAGAAGAAATACAAAAAGACGAAACCCGCCCCGTCGTCATTAAAGGAATGCTTGTGAATCTGGCTGAAGATTCTTCCATGAAGCACCTTATGAATGCTTTGAGGCATTTTTATCAAATACAATAA
- a CDS encoding NAD-dependent epimerase/dehydratase family protein gives MSKVALIAGATGLVGSYLVDILLKSPEYTKVISFVRRDSGVKHEKLDERIISFDGMKLLPHEEIDDVFCCLGTTIKKAKTKHAFKKVDYEYPVQLGKLGKAHGAKQYLVISSIGASPESPFFYSKVKGNLEKELKELLYPSLHIFRPSLLLGERQEFRFGEKAGEIFSRAVRPVMVGRLKRYRSIQGKQVAYGMYRAAVGTFNQEVIIHESEQIQEL, from the coding sequence GTGTCTAAAGTAGCCTTAATCGCAGGGGCGACCGGCCTGGTCGGTTCCTACCTGGTTGATATACTCCTAAAGAGTCCAGAATACACAAAGGTGATTTCTTTTGTGAGAAGGGATAGCGGGGTGAAGCATGAGAAGCTCGATGAACGGATTATTTCATTTGATGGGATGAAGCTTCTGCCCCATGAGGAAATTGATGATGTGTTTTGCTGCCTCGGAACCACTATTAAGAAAGCCAAGACGAAACACGCTTTTAAAAAAGTGGACTACGAGTATCCCGTTCAACTTGGGAAGCTTGGGAAAGCGCATGGAGCAAAGCAATATCTCGTGATCTCCTCGATTGGTGCAAGTCCGGAATCACCGTTTTTTTATAGTAAGGTCAAAGGGAATTTGGAGAAGGAATTGAAAGAACTTCTTTATCCTTCCCTTCACATATTCAGGCCATCCCTTTTACTGGGGGAGAGGCAGGAATTCCGATTTGGTGAAAAAGCCGGGGAAATCTTTTCTAGAGCCGTACGCCCTGTCATGGTAGGCAGGTTGAAACGATACAGAAGCATACAGGGTAAACAGGTGGCCTATGGCATGTACCGGGCGGCGGTAGGGACGTTCAATCAAGAAGTGATCATACATGAATCGGAGCAGATCCAGGAGCTTTAG